From one Triticum urartu cultivar G1812 chromosome 3, Tu2.1, whole genome shotgun sequence genomic stretch:
- the LOC125545995 gene encoding probable glycerol-3-phosphate dehydrogenase [NAD(+)] 1, cytosolic — protein sequence MVGSVHVNGSANGANGTEDRLDELRRLLGKSDGDLLKIVSIGAGAWGSVFAALLQDAYGHFREKVQIRVWRRPGRAGDRSTAEHLFDVINSREDVLRRLIRRCAYLKYVEARLGDRTLYADEILRDGFCLNMVDTPLCPLKVVTNLQEAVWDADIVVNGLPSTETREVFEELSKYWKERISVPVIISLAKGIEASLDPIPRIITPTQMISSAAGVPTENILYLGGPNIASEIYNKEYANARICGSTKWRKPLAKFLRQPHFIVWDNSDIVTHEVMGGLKNVYAIGAGMVAALTNESATSKSVYFAHCTSEMIFITHLLTEQPEKLAGPLLADTYVTLLKGRNAWYGQMLAKGELRLDMGDSIKGKGMIQGISAVGAFYELLSQPSLSVLHPEENKQVAPAELCPILKRLYRILIKRELPVGDILQALRDETMNDPRERIEMAQSHTFYRPSLLGKP from the exons ATGGTTGGGAGCGTGCACGTCAATGGATCGGCGAACGGCGCGAACGGCACCGAGGATCGGCTGGACGAGCTGCGCCGGCTGCTCGGCAAGTCCGACGGCGACCTGCTCAAGATCGTTAGCATCGGCGCCGGTGCCTGGGGAAGCGTCTTTGCAGCCCTCCTGCAGGACGCCTACGGCCACTTCAGGGAGAAGGTGCAGATACGGGTGTGGCGTCGGCCGGGGCGGGCGGGGGACCGGTCCACCGCCGAGCATCTGTTCGACGTGATCAACTCACGGGAGGACGTGCTGAGGCGCCTCATCCGCCGCTGCGCCTACCTCAAGTACGTCGAGGCGCGGCTGGGTGACCGGACCCTGTACGCCGACGAGATTCTGAGGGATGGGTTCTGCTTGAACATGGTCGACACGCCCCTCTGCCCGTTGAAGGTGGTCACCAACCTGCAGGAAGCTGTCTGGGATGCTGACATTGTGGTGAATGGCCTGCCATCCACTGAGACGAGGGAGGTGTTTGAGGAGCTCAGCAAGTATTGGAAGGAGCGGATCAGCGTTCCGGTTATCATTTCCCTTGCAAAGGGGATAGAAGCCTCCTTGGACCCAATTCCTCGTATCATCACGCCTACACAAATGATCAGCTCCGCAG CTGGCGTTCCAACTGAGAATATACTCTATCTTGGAGGCCCAAACATCGCCTCAGAAATTTATAACAAAGAATATGCAAATGCTCGAATCTGCGGATCCACCAAGTGGAGGAAACCTCTCGCTAAGTTTTTGAGGCAACCACATTTCATTGTTTGGGATAACAGTGACATTGTCACTCATGAGGTTATGGGCGGACTGAAGAACGTATATGCTATTGGTGCTG GAATGGTGGCAGCTTTAACAAACGAGAGTGCAACAAGCAAATCAGTTTATTTTGCTCACTGCACGTCGGAGATGATATTCATTACCCATCTACTGACAGAACAGCCAGAGAAACTTGCTGGCCCTCTGTTGGCTGATACTTACGTCACTCTCCTGAAAGGTCGCAATGCATGGTACGGGCAAATGCTAGCGAAGGGAGAACTCAGGCTCGATATGGGTGACAGTATCAAGGGAAAGGGGATGATTCAG GGTATTTCTGCTGTTGGTGCATTTTATGAGCTGCTCAGTCAACCCAGCTTAAGTGTGCTACACCCAGAGGAAAACAAGCAAGTTGCTCCTGCTGAACTGTGCCCAATTCTGAAGAGGCTTTATAGAATTCTGATAAAAAG GGAGCTCCCAGTGGGAGACATCCTCCAAGCCCTGAGGGACGAAACCATGAACGACCCCCGTGAGAGGATCGAGATGGCGCAGAGCCACACATTCTACCGCCCGTCTCTCCTTGGGAAGCCGTGA